GGAAATAACAGGAGAAGAGGAGTAAAACTATGTTAAAGTCACAGAACTCCAGAGTTGTAAGAGAATTAATCTGGCAAATCATGCAGAGTGGGAGTCAAAACCTGTGCTCTCTTTGCTGGATTGAATCGAGGTTACTCACTGATGTGTCAGTTGTACAGGAAAGTTGATCAGCCTTCTGGAAGAATGCTATTAATAGTATGGCGGTGTGCAACCTGCGGTgtacatattttgttttgaaagattcGTGGCAGAATATAAGTTGCCTTTCAGTGGGCTAGAAGTTACAGctcatttaattttacttaGCTGATGACAAAATTTTGTTACCAAAATCATAACTTCCAAGATGCTCTTTGATATACCTGTGctaaaaagagaaagctttcaTGGAATGTTTTCCATATCATTATTCCTTAATGAAGCTAACAGTTTATttgctatatatatttttatacaaaaaaaattggAATGTGAATAAACTGTTCTCATTTAAACCACTGTTAGGGAGGATCTTGAAAATGACTATCAGCTCTGATATCAGAACAGTGCATCCTTGCAAATGTATATGACTGTGGTTCTATGAAGTCTAGTATATTTCTGTATGTCTCTTCTGGATAAAAATCTCAGAAGATTCCTAATCTCAGTGGGTTGTAAAGATGCTcggaattttccttttctccccctgaGTGGTTCTAGGAGTTGTTTAATTTGCTGGCTGTTATAGAAAAATGGGCACTTTTGCTGAAGAATAATTCCTTTCTATTTGTAAATTCTAAGAGGACAACTGAGTCGATACTAACTTTATGACCAGATGCCCTTTTAACTCGAATTGTTATGTTAGAGAAATGACAACCACCACACAGAGTCATTTACACAGGTTAGATTTTTAGAACACTGCATTATCAAattctttgttgctgttttgcagagctATTCACGCTTCTCCAGACCTAGTACGTCAACTTGGTTCTAGTTACTCTATTAGTGTTGCAGgatctattttttccttccagcagtGCCTCTCAACAAAAGTAtactatgttttcttttgcaagcTTCATGGCAATGGATAATGCCACGTAGATTTAGCATGGCTTGTCCTCTGTGTGGCtagaatttgttttgtttatagGTATAGAAAAGATGTTAACtttcttcagtgtatttttttggagaaaagaataaaaaaggtgGAAGATATGTTTCCTTGTAATGATAAATGAGTtcagaaagcagctgcaaaataacACCATGTTCTGATTCTAGTTGGCTGTGGAATTTGACATAATTAGTAAGGCTTAGAGGTTGTTTCAATCAGTGAATTTGGCTGGAAGTATAATTTTTCTAAAGAGGTAAAAGGAGCAGGGAAGGTTTAGGAAGAGGCGTGAAAGAATACTTCAAGATCTGGAGTTCAGTCTCAACACATTTTTAGTAAATTATATTATGGTTTCaaaatttcaaacatttttcatctattttaGTGCTTTAGtagtgaagaaaatgaagcaaaagcatAACTGTCACACCTGTTAGGTGCtcaaaaataacattcttcaaGATGATTGAACTTAATGAAGATTTGATAGAATGTTTCATATATAtgatatttcatattttctttatggATACTACACACTGAGTTTATGGGATTGGAATAGACCGTCTGGGCCATGGAGTCTTACTAGACTGTTGCAGCCACAGTCATCCAGTTAATTGATGTTCAGTTGAGAGAGGCTACAAGAACATTCCAGctatctgttttcttccctgcctttcCTTGCATTCTTGCACACCCAGGTGCACTCATATACCTCATGTAAGTCCCTAATGTTACTAAGATCCTGGAGGAAAACTGAGATCTTTCATGCAGAAGATCAGAAGCTTAAAAACATGGGGTGCAGCAAGAGAGACCAGAGCGATGTCAGGTgaacatgcaaaaataatttcagtagcTGAAGCTGTCCCCACTGCAGAGGAAGCCAGCAGTTATGTTAGGGCCTTAACGGTAGCATGCTCTGAAGGTGCTGAAAAATAATGAGGCTTGAAGTGGTTTATTCAACAAAATGTAACACTGTAAAATAACTTTGCTTCTTTCCCCAGAGGCCACCTGAATGACCTTGAAAATATTGTCCCCTTTCTTGGCATTGGACTGCTGTATGCTCTTAGTGGCCCTGAGCTGTCCACAGCCTTGGTGCATTTCAGGATCTTTGCTGGGGCTAGGATCGTTCACACTTTTGCATACTTGatccctcttccccagcccGGCAGAGGTTTGTCTTGGGCAGTTGGGTATGCAGTGACCATCTCGATGGCATACAAAGTGCTGAAGACGGCGTTATACCTGTAGCAGTCATAGCTTCTGCGTACCATTCGACATTCCATGCAAAATTTCCAGCAGTGTATGTTGATGTCTTGAATGAGCcagtgtgaggtttttttttgtgactggaattaattttataacAGAGGCTTTTCATTCCTGTGCAgaactatttctttttagaggaaaaaaaatccttctcccTGTATTCTCTATTCATGGTCTGCATTGCCAAAATATTAGATTGAATGTTCCCTTTGCAATTTGTCAAGTGCTTATGATTCTAAACATGCAATGATGCTGTATTGATAGCACGTGTGGTAATTTTCTACAGATGCACTATTTTTGGCTGTAGCTCTGAAGTCTAAATCAAtaaagacaagagaaaaaataatctgtatttttgttttcattttgactcTTCTCACTGCAGCCAGCAAATAGCATGTCACTAtgtatcaggaagaaattccaATCATACAGTTCTTTGAAGAATGCTTACCTTAATAATAAGATATAACCAGTAATGCTAGGcttgtaaaaaaatctttcatgaaATTGTTGTTTGTATAATCTGCtttgggattaaaaaaacccaaactattgAAGCTCCATTTCTGTCCGTTGAATAgattgaagagaaaaaaatatttgggctAAACTCTGTTTGGTGACACTGATGGAAAtttgaagtaattatttttgatgAAGTTAGTCCAAACATAGGTTTCATGACTGGATAAAGTGTAGACTGTGtatagaagattttttttttcatttttgaataAATTCAGCAAAATGAGTGACACTTGCAAATGTATATATTGAGTAATTCAGATGTGAAGAATATGATTAGTTTGCATGTCATACTGTCATAAATATGTTGCTGATAGAAAATTTTGCTCTTTGCTTATATCTTTCTATGTTGTGtcagtttgaaatattttctttaaagactcTTCATGGTcttttttgggttggttggttggttttgtagCTGTGGCTTAAATAATAGCAtaagatttcaggaaaaaaacccaaaaaactgaCCCAGAAGAGTCTTTATATCCAGTGTGCTGGTCATTGATAGTTTTAAATGGGGGAAGTCAAGAGTGCAACATTTGGTGTGCTTTCCTACCCCAGAAGCTGTACTGCTAAGGGATAGCCCAGGGAGGAGCTGGACAGTTCCCTCCGCTGCCTTTGTATGCCAAAGggtttacttttctttttgcctggAAGAAGTAGTTGTAGTACCAGAAGACATATCACTGGAGGGCCTACCTACCTACGCACAGCTGCGAGATGGAGGTTCATGCAGTGTTAAGTTAGAGACTGTAACTGAgaagggtggcaggaggagTCAGGaagggtgcaggcaggctggtTTAATCCAAAGAAGGGAGATTTTTACTGCAGTTCAAGGGTAGTGTTTAAGTCATGTCTGCTAAACTTGAGAAGGGTGGGACTTGAAATCAAGAAATTAACATTGGTTTACCAGAAATTAGATCTAACTAATGAGTGAAATAATGAAGAGCTGGATCCTCTACAAGGAGGGTGCTTGAGAGGATTAAAAGTAGAACATTGTGGAGCTTCAGTTCCTGACATGGCAGAATAAGCACGTCAACACTTCTGGGTTACCGGGGACTCCAATGGGAAACATGggcttttgtgtttcttctccttGCATCTTTCTCTACCACTTCCTACCTGTGCTGTTTTCCTCCtattccttctttctcttctagCTTTTCATGGGATCTTGAGAACCAGCTACCTTGGATGGATTCATTGTAGTGAGGTAAGACGGGCCATCGGCTCTTCCTAGCTTGAGAAGGACTAGTGCTGAAGGGACAAGGGCAAGGCAGCAGCCTTGAGCTGGGGCCCAGACCAACCATTGTCAGAATCAATCTGCCAACTGGGACTGATCAGTCAGTGGCTACTCTTGCCTCTGTATAATTGTGATACCAGCCTCTAAAGCTGTATTTCCCTTACTTCTTTGTGGTTTGCTGCCTCTTTCCAGCTGTGTGTCTTTCCATCCATTTAAAACAATGACAGAGTAGCCACCATGCAGACCTATGTGAAATTCGGCAACAGAGCAAGTCCTTTCCTTTAGCATCGAAAAGGCTCCTCTGACAAGCCTACCTGTCACTGCCAGACATATGCAGGAACAGCATTTTTAACTCCTTTTGCATCAAACTTCTCTACAGAAATCAAATTCTGAAGGGAAGTACCTGGAAcctgtctttatttctgtgatcttccatttgaaacaaaactagTTTTAAATCCCTTCCATTTGCTCAGTGGCTTCAAAGCCCTGAACATACACTTGCTACGTGCTGAGAAGtaggaaagataaacagaaaCCCTTAGAAATACCTAGAGTGATTCAATAttattctctgtttctcttgcatttattttaaacctatgttttattttcctttgctcccaCAAATACCATCTGTGCATCTGGGTGGAGTACATGCTCAGTCTGGGAAATCTGCCTTACCAGCTTCAGTCAAACTGGCTGCCAGCTTCATGGAATGTGTTGGAGTGGTCCTTGTCAGATGGCTCCTGCATTTCTCCAGACCATGCCTTAGAGAGGTATACTGTACTTGTTTGTACAgctgtaaattttaaaaggctGGCTTATTTTCAGCAGGACcggtaaaggaaaaaaaaagtgtgttagTTGAATGCATTACTGAGCTGAACTGAAAACATGCACGTGTGTATTTCGGACCGCTGTTACCAGGTTCTGCTACAAAatcattaaacaaaataatctgtACCTCTGATGAAACAACTGGCCATTATCAGCAGGTATGCTGCTTTTGATGTGGTGAAAGTACAGAAAAGGCTCGTCCATGGGAGACATATAAAAAGAGGTTTAACCAGCATCTCCTAGGCTTCATTTCAGTTCCTTATGCCTGTTATTCCCACCACTAACCTTAGGTGACAGGAGAAACTACAAGTTTCCATCTCTC
The Falco peregrinus isolate bFalPer1 chromosome 6, bFalPer1.pri, whole genome shotgun sequence genome window above contains:
- the MGST1 gene encoding microsomal glutathione S-transferase 1 isoform X2, translating into MAKLTQLIDNEVFRAYATYTTIVLLKMMLMSLITAYFRITRKAFVNPEDTASFGKGESAKKYLRTDPDVERVRRGHLNDLENIVPFLGIGLLYALSGPELSTALVHFRIFAGARIVHTFAYLIPLPQPGRGLSWAVGYAVTISMAYKVLKTALYL